GCGGAAGAACTGAAACGAAACGGTATGGTTTCAACATATACTGATTTCCTTGAGCAGCTTCCGCACTTGGACTGTCCAGTTTGTCACCAGCTAATTACAGCAGGTGTAATAGACTCAGATAGTAGTAAAGCTCTATTTGAATATTTTAAAGATCATGCTGTTCAACTAAAAAGTAAAATTCAAGATCTAACATACTCCATAAATGACATCAAAGAGCGACTTGAAAGCAACAAAGAGTCAATCAGACGCTTACTAGAAGAAAACAAGCAATTATCGGAGACGATTGCTGAAAAACAAGCATCATTGTCCAAGCTTAACAGGAATATTGCAACAATTAGACAACTCGATGCAATGAAAAAATCCCTTGAAATTTATCAGCAAGATTTATCTTCCGTTGAACTTGATATTATTGCGTATAGCGAAAAAGTCAGGAAATCAAAGGAATCCAAGAACAAGTCTGTTTCACCTCTTTATGACGATTATTGCAGTGAAATTGAAAGCGTTTTAAAGAAGTGGGGATTTCCGGAAAATGTAGATGTGACTTTTGATGCTGAAACGCTGGATCTATCGATTGATGGAAAAGCTCGCTCTGACTGGGGAAAAGGCTATCGAGCATTCATTCTATCTGCCATGGTCATCGGCTTAATGCGCTATTGCTTTAAGAACAATCGCCTACATCCCGGATTTGTTATACTAGATTCACCGCTTGTCTCTTTAAAGGAGCGCAAGAAGGATGAAAGTGGTGAATGGATTGATGACTATATGGAAAAGAAAATGGTTGAAGATATTTTGGAAGAAGATTGCCTGCATCAAGTCATTATATTTGAGAATAAAGATATCAAATATGGCTATCAATATAACTATGTAGAATTCAACCACGAAGGTAATGCTCACAAAGGCTTTATTCCTTCGTAATAAAGCAGAGTAATGTTTATATCTTCTTTAAGAGAACAATACATATATCTCTACCACCCAAAAATCTTAATACCAAAAGGAAAGCTATCTATATTTAAATTAGAAACTTTCCTTTTTGGGGTATCTTTTTTGTAGCGCAAACCCACAAGGAAAGATCGTATACTAAAGGTATACGGTCTTTTTTCAACTGCGTGGCAGCGATTTAATCTTTTCCATAAACTCCATTAAGTTGGTTTGTATTTTCAAATGTGATTTAATATCAGGATACAGATTTAATCCAATTTGAATCTTGCGCGTCAAAGAATAGATTGGGTCAGAAAGCCAAAAGTTGTTAAAATGTTCATTATATTCCATTTCGCCTTTACATTGAAAATGTGTTTTTAGAAGTATATCTACAAGTTCTAAGCAATAGTTTTTGGGAATGCTAAGAAACTTGTTTACAATAATTATATAAGCAACCAGAAAAAAATTCGCTCCATTAGAATATTTGTTTTTTTTAGCAAATTTATTAGCATGATAGTACATATAAGCTGCTAAATCAAAATTTGTTTCAATTGCCTTTGGCTTCATAACAATACTGTTCCTTTCTATAATCTTTCTCTCATATACAATATATTATTTCATAAGACTATTTATCTAGCAAGTCTTAGCAGTATCCTCACAACGGCATAAGGTAACCTTGTGATATCTTCCGAATATTGTTCCTCACATTAATATTCCTTTCAGGTAATACACATAAAAATCCCCGCACAGCTACTGTGCGGGGATCAAGCTTTTCGCCTTAAATCTTCCAGATGCCTAGACCGTCCAGAACTGAACTGATGAGGATCAGCACGATAAAGATCGGCGCGATGTATTTGATGATGACATTAAACACCTTTTCACGCGCAAAGCGGGAGGAGATCTTCACCTCGTCGCTGATCACCTTGGTGCCGATGACCCAGCCTACGAACACACAGGTCAGCAGCGCCACGATCGGCATGATGACCGAGTTGCTCATAAAATCCATGAAGGAGAGGAAATCCATATTCAAGATCTTAAAATTGCTCCAGACCCCGTTACCCAGCGAAGAAGGGATGCCCAGCAGGATGGCGAATACCGCCACCGACAGCGTGGCCCGCACACGGGACCATTTGAATTTATCCTGAAGGGTTGCCACCACCGCTTCCATCAGCGAAATAGCCGAGGTGAGCGCCGCGAAGAACACCAGCAGGAAAAACGCCATGCCGATAACCGTTCCCAGCCCCATCTGCTCAAAGACCTTGGGCAGGGTCACGAACATCAATCCAGGCCCGGCGTTGATGGCCGCCTGGTCTCCGCCAGAGAATGCGAATACCGCAGGGATGACCATGAAGCCTGCCAGGATTGCGATGCCCGTATCGAACCACTCGATGTGAGAAACAGATTTTTCCAGGTCATCCTCCTTACGCAGGTATGAGCCGTATGTGATCATGATACCCATGGCCAGAGACATGGAATAGAACATCTGCCCCATCGCCGCCAGGATGGTTTGCCCGGAAAAGCGCGAGAAATCCGGCAGCAAAAAGTATTTTACGCCCTCCATCGCCCCCGGCAGGGTAATCGAATAAACCGCTACGCCGATGGAAAGCACGATCAGCACAGGCATCAGAATCTTGCTGGCCTTTTCGATGCCGTTTTTCACACCGCCCAACACCACAGCCGTGGTGATGCCGATAAAGATAACCAACCAGATCAGCGGCTGCCAGGATTCACCGATAAAGCTGTTAAAAAAGTTCTCCCCCGCCATAAGCGCGTGATTACCGGTGGCATACAGGGTAAAGTACTTCATGACCCAGCCGCCGATCACGCTGTAATACGGCAGGATGATGGCCGCCACACAAGAGGCCAGTACGCCGATAAAGGTGTACTTTTTATTCAGCTTGCTAAACGCGCCGATGGGGCTTAGCCCCGTTTTGCGGCCGATGCCCACTTCGGCCACCATGATGGCAAAGCCGAAGGTCACCACCAGGATGATGTAGATCAGCAAAAAGACGCCCCCGCCGTATTTTGCCGCCAGATAGGGAAAGCGCCAGATATTCCCTAACCCAACGGCCGAGCCAGCCGCCGCCAGCACAAAGCCCAGCTTACCGGAAAACTTACTTCGTTTCTCCATTTTGTCTCCCTCTCTTTTATATTTAGTCTGGTCCATTTTAACTCCGTTTATCCCGTACGTATCAAGCTAAAAGCGCCATCACCTGCTCTACGACAAAGACCACCGCTGTGGCCCCCAGCGCAACGGGCAGCAGCCCCAGCTTGCGGTAGGCCAACACCAGCGCCGCGGCCACTCCGCAAAGCGCAGAAGTCAGGTTCGCCGTCGAATAAAGCACCTCGGGGAATACCATGGCGGCCAGTACGCCATAGGGCATATATGTCAAAAACGACTGGACGTAGACGTTTTCGATCCTTCTTTTAAAAACCGCCAGCGGAATAACGCGGGGGATATAGGTCACTACCGCCATTACGGCGATCACCCATAAAATGCGATTATAGTCCATGCTTGTCCCCCTCTTTTTTGACTTTGATGGGGAACAGCAGCGCGCCCGCGGCCGATGCCGCCACGCCACAGATGATAATAGCCCAACCACTGCCCATGGCATTTAAAAACGGTACCCATTTGAACAGACAGCTTAAGCCCACCGCCAGCGCTACCACGATAGCTACCGGCCGCATCTCCCGCGCCGGCGGGATGATGATAGCGATAAACATGGCGTAGATCGCAATACCCAGCGCGCTGCGTATCGCAAACGGCAAAAGCGAGCTGGCCATAGCGCCAATGCAGGTGCCCAATATCCAGCCGGAGTAAGCGCATAAGATCAACCCCAGCATGTACCGGAAGTTGAGCGCCCGGTTTTGCTGCATCGATACCGCAAAAATCTCATCCGTATTGCCAAAGGCGATGATGACCCGTTTCCAAAGCGGCATCCCTGGTTCAATGCGCTGCGACAGCGAAAGCGACATGAGTAGGTACCGCAGATTGACGATCAGCATGGTAAAGGCAACTTCCAGCAGCGTAGCAGTGGTAAAGATCATACCCATGCCCACAAACTGGCCCGTGCCGGTAAAATTGGTCAACGAAATCACGATGGGCGCCCATAGCGGCAGCCCTTTTTCGATGGCCAGCATCCCAAAGGCAAAGGCTACTGAAACATAACCAAATGCGATGGGCAAACCATCTTTTACGCCCTTTGCCAGCGTCAACTCTTCCCCCAGCCGCTCGGTCATATGCTGATCCCTTCCCCGTCGTTCATCTGCCACGTTAAAACGGGCTACGCAAAAATAAGTTTAACATTCAAGGGCGGATAATTCAACCGATTATCCGCCCATTTTGATTAATTATTCAACTTATACATTTTTGCCGCAACACGCCACACAAATTTACCGGTTGTAAACTTCGATCCCCAACCCCTGCATCACATCCAGCGCCTTTTGGTGCAGCGCCGGGTCCGGCCCCAGGGTACAGGCCGCGTCGATACGGATGCGCGCCTGCGGCAGGGCGGCCCGCGCCAGTACGGCGTTGGAGAGCACGCAGATGTTGCTGACCAGCCCCACCAGCTCCACCTGTTCATAGGGCATGCCGCTTAAATACTCCGCCAGCGCCAGAGAACCAAAGGTCTCTTTGTAAAAAGCCTTGGTTTGCGGCGTATGGCAGTCCTTCACTCGTCCATACAGTTCCCAGCCCGGGGTCCCTTCCAGGCAATGGGGTATCGGCAGGTCGCGCCCCTCCTTGGTTTCCAGGTAATCGTCCCGGTGGGTATCAAAGGTGAAGATCACATCTCCCCCCGCCTGTGCGGCCGCCTCGATTTTCTGGCAGATCGCTCCCTCCAGCTTTTCCGCGCCTGGGAAACCCAAAGCGCCATCCACAAAATCGTTTTGGTAATCCACCACGATCAGCACCGTCTTCATCGGCCCAACTCCCCCTTTTTTAGGATGCTCCTTTATTGAAGCCGTTTTACATTTTTATTATAACCCAAATCTCCCCACATTACAGCTGCCGTTGCGGCAAAATGACTTAAGAACATTGACAGGCCGCCGCGCAGGTTCTAAACTGGCAAGCGTAGGCCTTAAATTGGGCAGGAGGAATATATGGATAAGAAATACTTCTTTTTTGATATCGACGGTACCCTGTGCTATGGCCTAAGCCGCACGGTGCCTGCCAGCACACAGGCCTGCCTTGCACAGCTGCGCGCCGCCGGGCACTTTGTATCCATCGCTACGGGCCGTCTGCAAAAAGACGCCCTGGCCATCGCCCAGCGCATCGGCATTTCCACCCTGGTGGCCGATGGGGGCAACAGCGTCACCCTAAACGGGCGCCTGCTCTCCATGGAGAGCCTGCCTGTACCGGCCTGCGTGCGCTTTATCCGCCAACTGGAACAAAAGGGCATCCCCTGGGCTGCGGTGATCCATAACGAGCTGGAGCAGGTCACGCCGGATGGCCGCTACCGCCGGGCTATCGCCAGGGATTATTTCGGCATCGTTGAGGATCCGGCCTTTGACTATACGGCCCAGCCGGCATTTTATAAGCTGATGGTGGCCTGCAGCCCCGAGTGGGAGAGCAGCATCGATTTTGGTACCCTTCCCCACGTACGTTATACGCCGGACCGGCTGATGATCGAGCCCACCAGCAAGGCCGATGGCATCAAAAAGATGATGGATGCACTGGATGCTCCCTACAGCGACGTGGTGGTCTTTGGAGATGGCATGAACGATATCCAGATGTTTGGCGACCAGTGGTTTTCCATCGCCATGGGCAATGCCTGCCCGGAGCTTAAGGCCCTGGCCGACTATGTGACCGACCGCTGCGACCGGGATGGGATTTGGAACGCCTGCAAACGGTTCGGCTGGATCTGACGTTCATTTTTCATCGCCAAAGAGAAGCAGCCCTTTATCTTTATACGCAATAAAGGCATCCTCTCCAAAACTGGAGAGGATGCCTCTAAATGATCCCATTTACAATTCACCGCCGCAAAACCCGGCCCGATTCGTAGTAAAAGATGGCCAGTTGCGTCCGATCCCGCAGTTGCAGCTTATCCAGTATCGCGCTGAGGTAATTGCGCACCGTGCCCTCGCTCAAATACAGCCGGGCGGCGATCTCCCGGTTGCTCAGTCCCTTGGCCACCAGCGCCATCAGCTCTTCTTCCCGGGCGCTAAGCCCATATTGGCTAAACTCTTTTTGCCCGCCCTGGGCCATCAGCTCGGGCAATTTGGTCACAATCTCATCGCCGAACACATTCTGCCCCATCTGCACGGCGCGCAGCGCAGGTACGATGCTCTCAAATTTCTGCTTGAGAATATATCCCTTAGCCCCCAGGCCGATGGCGCGCACGATGTACTCGTCATCTAAAAATGTGGTCAGGTAAAGGATCTTGGCCTGGGGTTCCGCCTGCAAGATCTGCTCGCCCGCCTGCAGGCCGGTCATCTTCTCCATCCGGATATCCATCAGCAAAATATCCGGTTGCTTCTGGCTGTAAAGCGCCACGGCCTCGCTGCCGTCATACCCCATGGCCACGACCTCAATATCCCCTTCCGCCTCCAATATGGTCTTTAACGAGGCGCAGACCAGCCGGTCGTCATCCACCACTAAAACGCGCATGCCTATCCCTCCTCAACCCTTTGCCTGGGTACGGATACGAAGATTCTATATCCATTCTCCCGGCTGATCAGCAGGTTGCCCTCCAGCGCGGCCACCCGCTCGGCCATATTTTTAAGCCCTAGCCCATCCTTTGATGGGCGCACCTGCGGGCTGCCGTTATCCTGTACGATGAGCTGATACAGCGCGGGATGCTCGATCACCTCGATGCGCACCTGCGTGGCGTCCGAGTGACGCATCACATTGCTCAGCGCTTCTTTTACGATCATGATAAAACAATACTGTACCTCCTTGGCCATGCGCCCCTGCACATCGCACACAAAGCTGACCGGGCAAAAGCTGAAATCCCGCAGCAGCTGTCCCAGCTGGATCTGCAGATCGATGGATTCATCGTGAAGGTCGTGCACGCTGGCGCGGATATTATCCATGGCCTGCGAGAGGGTATCTCGCACGCCGTTAAGCTCCCCGTTGAGCGGCTGCTCCCGGTGCAGGGCCATCAGCGCCCCCACCTGCAATATCGAGCGGGAGAGCATAT
Above is a genomic segment from Luoshenia tenuis containing:
- a CDS encoding sodium-dependent transporter; the protein is MEKRSKFSGKLGFVLAAAGSAVGLGNIWRFPYLAAKYGGGVFLLIYIILVVTFGFAIMVAEVGIGRKTGLSPIGAFSKLNKKYTFIGVLASCVAAIILPYYSVIGGWVMKYFTLYATGNHALMAGENFFNSFIGESWQPLIWLVIFIGITTAVVLGGVKNGIEKASKILMPVLIVLSIGVAVYSITLPGAMEGVKYFLLPDFSRFSGQTILAAMGQMFYSMSLAMGIMITYGSYLRKEDDLEKSVSHIEWFDTGIAILAGFMVIPAVFAFSGGDQAAINAGPGLMFVTLPKVFEQMGLGTVIGMAFFLLVFFAALTSAISLMEAVVATLQDKFKWSRVRATLSVAVFAILLGIPSSLGNGVWSNFKILNMDFLSFMDFMSNSVIMPIVALLTCVFVGWVIGTKVISDEVKISSRFAREKVFNVIIKYIAPIFIVLILISSVLDGLGIWKI
- a CDS encoding AzlD domain-containing protein; the encoded protein is MDYNRILWVIAVMAVVTYIPRVIPLAVFKRRIENVYVQSFLTYMPYGVLAAMVFPEVLYSTANLTSALCGVAAALVLAYRKLGLLPVALGATAVVFVVEQVMALLA
- a CDS encoding AzlC family ABC transporter permease: MTERLGEELTLAKGVKDGLPIAFGYVSVAFAFGMLAIEKGLPLWAPIVISLTNFTGTGQFVGMGMIFTTATLLEVAFTMLIVNLRYLLMSLSLSQRIEPGMPLWKRVIIAFGNTDEIFAVSMQQNRALNFRYMLGLILCAYSGWILGTCIGAMASSLLPFAIRSALGIAIYAMFIAIIIPPAREMRPVAIVVALAVGLSCLFKWVPFLNAMGSGWAIIICGVAASAAGALLFPIKVKKEGDKHGL
- a CDS encoding cysteine hydrolase family protein; the encoded protein is MKTVLIVVDYQNDFVDGALGFPGAEKLEGAICQKIEAAAQAGGDVIFTFDTHRDDYLETKEGRDLPIPHCLEGTPGWELYGRVKDCHTPQTKAFYKETFGSLALAEYLSGMPYEQVELVGLVSNICVLSNAVLARAALPQARIRIDAACTLGPDPALHQKALDVMQGLGIEVYNR
- a CDS encoding HAD-IIB family hydrolase; this translates as MDKKYFFFDIDGTLCYGLSRTVPASTQACLAQLRAAGHFVSIATGRLQKDALAIAQRIGISTLVADGGNSVTLNGRLLSMESLPVPACVRFIRQLEQKGIPWAAVIHNELEQVTPDGRYRRAIARDYFGIVEDPAFDYTAQPAFYKLMVACSPEWESSIDFGTLPHVRYTPDRLMIEPTSKADGIKKMMDALDAPYSDVVVFGDGMNDIQMFGDQWFSIAMGNACPELKALADYVTDRCDRDGIWNACKRFGWI
- a CDS encoding response regulator transcription factor, coding for MRVLVVDDDRLVCASLKTILEAEGDIEVVAMGYDGSEAVALYSQKQPDILLMDIRMEKMTGLQAGEQILQAEPQAKILYLTTFLDDEYIVRAIGLGAKGYILKQKFESIVPALRAVQMGQNVFGDEIVTKLPELMAQGGQKEFSQYGLSAREEELMALVAKGLSNREIAARLYLSEGTVRNYLSAILDKLQLRDRTQLAIFYYESGRVLRR